From a single Nostoc sp. MS1 genomic region:
- a CDS encoding type I restriction endonuclease, which yields MVQIIQAKNIGLAYLQERFGLQKAEDESFFREWLEKLPEITDLEKQYLDRVKSNFLNLAQRPPILENAVKMVVLSPLLDLAGFYSQPFSIGTEESVEISLEDEEEIIRGRIDILVIQKQLWLLVIESKRAGISLLENIPQALAYMLTSPNQEKPVFGLLTNGSHFLFLKLNKTDIPMYDISDEFSLLKRKNELYEVIAILKNLSQILT from the coding sequence ATGGTTCAAATCATCCAAGCGAAAAATATAGGGCTGGCTTATCTGCAAGAAAGATTTGGGCTGCAAAAAGCAGAAGATGAGTCCTTTTTTAGGGAATGGTTAGAGAAGTTGCCAGAAATTACAGATTTAGAAAAGCAGTATTTAGATAGAGTGAAATCTAATTTCCTGAACTTAGCACAAAGACCACCAATTTTAGAGAATGCAGTTAAAATGGTGGTTTTGTCGCCATTATTAGATTTAGCAGGATTTTATAGCCAGCCTTTTTCTATTGGGACTGAGGAATCTGTAGAAATTTCTCTAGAAGATGAAGAAGAGATTATTAGAGGAAGAATAGATATTTTAGTTATTCAAAAACAATTATGGTTGCTAGTAATTGAATCAAAAAGGGCTGGTATATCTCTTTTAGAGAATATTCCTCAAGCATTGGCTTATATGTTAACCAGCCCTAATCAAGAAAAGCCTGTATTTGGATTACTGACAAATGGTAGCCATTTTCTTTTTTTGAAATTAAATAAAACTGATATTCCCATGTACGATATATCTGATGAATTTTCGTTATTAAAACGAAAGAATGAGC
- a CDS encoding NifU family protein — MELTLENVETVLDEMRPYLISDGGNVEVVELDGPVVKLRLQGACGSCPSSTMTLRMGIERRLREMIPEISEVEQVL; from the coding sequence ATGGAACTCACACTGGAAAACGTTGAAACCGTTTTAGATGAAATGCGTCCTTACCTGATTTCTGATGGCGGTAATGTGGAAGTTGTAGAACTCGATGGGCCGGTTGTTAAATTACGTTTACAAGGTGCTTGTGGTTCTTGTCCTAGCTCTACCATGACCTTGAGAATGGGTATTGAGCGCCGTCTGCGGGAAATGATTCCTGAAATTTCTGAAGTTGAACAGGTACTATAA
- a CDS encoding serine/threonine-protein kinase yields the protein MNRVLGNITNLHQYNLQQNHLVQMCGSKDLFCDRYRILRILGRGGFGITFLAQDAMLPGNPLCVIKQLCPKVASAKTWQNACQRFEKEAKTLAKLGSHSQIPMLLNYFEGNGELYLVQEYVRGYTLAREVKQNGTKTETEVKQFLQELLPILHYLYQNQVIHRDIKPQNLVRCADDGRIVLIDFGAVKEQLADICINSVHQAQTNFVGTMGFAPPEQFSLRPVYASDIYALGMTCIYLLTGKSPVELENDSQTGEIRWLNDVNVSHNFARIISKMVKMSLDERFQKPQDVIKALNLATDLPNLSDCLTSKPLSTRYQTKVETTDSYLPSVARTAIAIREWKAKLKQRSV from the coding sequence ATGAATCGCGTTTTGGGAAACATTACAAATTTACATCAGTACAATTTGCAGCAGAACCATCTGGTGCAAATGTGTGGCTCCAAAGACTTATTTTGCGATCGCTATCGCATTTTGCGAATATTAGGTAGGGGTGGTTTTGGCATCACATTCTTGGCGCAAGATGCTATGTTACCCGGAAATCCGTTATGTGTGATTAAGCAGCTTTGTCCAAAAGTTGCTAGTGCCAAAACTTGGCAAAACGCCTGTCAACGCTTTGAAAAGGAAGCCAAAACTCTAGCTAAACTTGGTAGCCATTCGCAAATTCCCATGCTGCTTAACTATTTTGAAGGTAATGGGGAGCTTTATTTAGTCCAAGAATACGTGCGTGGTTATACTTTGGCGCGGGAAGTTAAACAAAATGGGACAAAGACTGAAACAGAGGTAAAGCAATTTTTACAGGAATTACTGCCGATATTGCATTATCTTTATCAAAATCAAGTAATTCATCGAGATATTAAACCGCAAAACTTAGTGCGCTGTGCTGATGATGGACGGATAGTCTTAATAGATTTTGGTGCAGTTAAGGAACAGTTAGCTGATATATGTATAAATTCAGTTCATCAAGCCCAAACTAATTTTGTCGGGACAATGGGATTTGCACCACCAGAACAGTTTTCCTTACGTCCAGTTTATGCTAGTGATATTTATGCTTTAGGGATGACTTGTATTTATCTGTTAACTGGTAAATCTCCTGTAGAACTAGAAAATGACAGCCAAACCGGGGAGATACGCTGGCTCAATGACGTAAATGTCAGTCACAATTTTGCCAGAATTATCAGCAAGATGGTGAAAATGTCTTTAGATGAGCGTTTTCAGAAACCACAAGATGTCATTAAAGCTTTAAATTTAGCAACTGACTTGCCAAACTTGAGTGATTGTTTAACTAGCAAACCCTTAAGTACTAGATATCAAACAAAAGTAGAAACTACAGACAGTTACCTTCCTTCTGTAGCTAGAACTGCGATCGCTATTCGAGAATGGAAGGCTAAACTTAAGCAAAGATCAGTTTAA
- the bcp gene encoding thioredoxin-dependent thiol peroxidase, which yields MSNIPETGQPAPNFSTPDQNGNLVSLSDFNNQWVVIYFYPKDDTPGCTTEAKDFTDLYSEFSKLRAKVLGVSPDSGKAHCKFIDKHNLSITLLSDPEHQLIEAYGAWRLKKFMGKEYMGVARSTFLISPDKNIAYAWPNVKAKGHAQAVLQKIQELTNI from the coding sequence ATGAGCAACATCCCCGAAACTGGACAGCCAGCACCTAATTTCTCAACCCCTGACCAAAATGGTAATTTAGTAAGCCTGAGCGATTTTAATAATCAATGGGTAGTAATTTACTTTTACCCCAAAGATGATACTCCAGGCTGTACTACAGAAGCCAAAGATTTTACAGATTTATATTCAGAATTTAGTAAGTTAAGAGCAAAAGTTTTAGGTGTAAGTCCTGATTCTGGTAAAGCACATTGCAAATTTATTGATAAGCATAATTTGTCTATCACTCTTTTAAGTGATCCAGAACATCAACTTATTGAAGCCTATGGTGCATGGCGCTTAAAGAAATTCATGGGTAAAGAATACATGGGTGTAGCGCGTTCAACTTTTTTAATTTCACCTGATAAAAATATTGCCTATGCTTGGCCTAACGTCAAAGCTAAAGGTCATGCTCAAGCAGTTTTACAAAAAATACAAGAATTAACAAATATTTGA
- a CDS encoding DoxX family protein, whose protein sequence is MADNRNYLGLNRKDIAIAYLLLRILIGVNYFNHGFTRIGNIPGFVEATVKQLENSYFPEFLVRINSYLVPPVELIVGILITIGLATRSALIVTFALMIILKLGVTSVQNWSAATSMLSYGIVLFILLAGHGFNIYSVDYWRSSKQNLTESTTTSEPSIFNFLMNKLRGKRRRQQRHNF, encoded by the coding sequence ATGGCTGACAACAGAAATTATCTAGGACTCAATCGCAAAGATATTGCGATCGCCTATTTACTTTTACGCATTCTTATAGGTGTAAATTATTTCAATCATGGATTTACCCGCATTGGTAATATCCCCGGCTTTGTGGAAGCCACTGTCAAACAATTAGAAAATTCTTACTTCCCTGAATTTCTGGTAAGAATTAATTCCTACTTAGTTCCCCCAGTCGAACTAATTGTAGGTATATTAATCACAATTGGTTTAGCAACTCGTAGTGCTTTAATCGTTACTTTTGCACTCATGATCATTTTGAAATTAGGAGTGACATCAGTACAAAATTGGAGTGCAGCAACCTCAATGTTAAGTTATGGAATTGTGTTGTTTATCTTACTTGCTGGTCATGGGTTCAATATATATTCTGTAGACTATTGGAGAAGCAGTAAACAAAACCTGACAGAATCAACAACAACATCTGAACCGAGTATATTTAACTTCCTCATGAATAAACTACGTGGAAAACGCCGCCGACAGCAACGCCACAATTTTTAG
- a CDS encoding glycoside hydrolase, translating to MTHPLYVAFIWHQHQPLYKSPDNGLSELSSQQYRLPWVRLHGTKDYLDLVLILEKYPKLHQTVNLVPSLILQLEDYIAGTAFDPYLTASLTPTEQLTQPQKQFIIQHFFDANHHTLIDPHPRYAELYYQRQERGQAWCLETWQLPDYGDLLAWHNLAWIDPLFWDDPEIEAWLKQGRNFTLSDRQRIYSKQRDILSRIIPQHRKMQESGQLEVTTTPYTHPILPLLADTNSGRVAVPNMTLPNSRFQWTEDIPRHLRKAWELYSDRFGQEPRGLWPSEQSVSPEILPYIIKQGFEWICSDEAVLGWTLKHFFHRDGAGNVEQPELLYRPYRLATPAGDLAIVFRDHRLSDLIGFTYGAMPAKQAAADLVGHLQAIAKQQRERPSEQPWLVTIALDGENCWEYYPQDGKLFLEALYQRLSDEPHIQLVTVSEFLQKYPATATIPGEQLHSGSWVDGSFTTWIGDPAKNRAWDYLTQARIMLANHPEATEENNPEAWEALYAAEGSDWFWWFGEGHSSNQDAIFDQLFREHLCGLYKALNEPIPAYLKQPVEVHAVKTDHSPTSFIHPVIDGSGDEQDWDKAGRIEVGGARGTMHNSSVVQRLWYGVDHLNFYLRLDFKSGVTPGGDLPPELNLLWFYPDQTMHNSPIPLADVPDQDPLNYLFHHHLEINLLTQSVQFREAAENYQWHPRVSRAQVALDKCLEVAIPWADLQIPPDYPLRMIVVLADEGRFSKYLPENALIPIEVP from the coding sequence ATGACTCACCCTCTTTACGTTGCATTTATCTGGCATCAACACCAACCGTTGTATAAATCTCCAGACAACGGCCTTTCTGAATTATCCAGTCAGCAGTATCGCCTGCCTTGGGTACGCCTACACGGTACGAAGGATTATTTAGATTTGGTGTTGATTTTGGAAAAGTACCCGAAATTACACCAGACGGTGAATTTAGTTCCTTCCTTAATTCTGCAACTAGAAGATTACATTGCGGGTACAGCTTTTGACCCTTACCTCACGGCTAGTCTGACACCCACTGAGCAACTGACTCAGCCACAAAAACAGTTTATCATTCAGCACTTTTTTGATGCTAATCACCACACCTTAATTGACCCTCATCCCCGGTATGCCGAGTTGTACTACCAAAGGCAGGAGAGAGGACAGGCTTGGTGTTTAGAGACTTGGCAATTACCTGATTACGGTGATTTGTTGGCGTGGCATAATTTGGCTTGGATAGACCCTCTGTTTTGGGATGACCCAGAGATTGAGGCTTGGTTAAAACAGGGGCGTAACTTTACATTAAGCGATCGCCAGCGTATCTATTCCAAACAGCGTGATATTCTCAGCCGCATTATACCCCAGCACCGGAAAATGCAGGAGTCGGGGCAATTGGAAGTTACCACTACACCCTACACTCACCCGATTTTACCTCTGTTAGCCGATACCAATTCTGGGCGGGTGGCAGTACCCAATATGACATTGCCTAATTCCCGGTTTCAGTGGACTGAAGATATTCCTCGTCATTTAAGAAAAGCTTGGGAATTATATTCAGATAGATTTGGGCAAGAACCGAGAGGTTTATGGCCTTCGGAACAATCTGTTAGTCCAGAGATACTGCCGTATATTATCAAACAAGGTTTTGAGTGGATTTGCTCAGATGAAGCCGTGTTAGGCTGGACGTTAAAACACTTCTTTCATCGGGATGGTGCAGGGAATGTAGAGCAACCAGAACTCTTGTATCGACCTTATCGCCTAGCAACTCCAGCCGGAGATTTAGCCATTGTCTTCCGTGATCATAGATTATCAGACTTGATTGGCTTTACCTATGGGGCAATGCCAGCCAAACAAGCAGCCGCCGACCTAGTGGGACATTTGCAGGCGATCGCCAAACAGCAAAGAGAACGCCCCAGCGAACAACCTTGGTTAGTTACCATCGCCTTAGATGGCGAAAACTGCTGGGAGTATTACCCCCAAGACGGCAAATTATTCTTAGAAGCTTTATATCAACGTTTAAGCGACGAACCTCATATTCAACTCGTTACTGTCTCCGAATTTTTGCAAAAATACCCAGCCACAGCCACCATCCCCGGAGAACAACTGCATAGCGGTTCCTGGGTTGACGGCAGCTTTACCACCTGGATTGGTGATCCTGCCAAAAACCGGGCGTGGGATTACCTGACGCAAGCGAGAATCATGCTGGCAAACCACCCAGAAGCCACAGAGGAAAATAATCCCGAAGCATGGGAAGCGTTATATGCTGCCGAGGGCTCGGACTGGTTTTGGTGGTTTGGCGAGGGACATTCCTCAAACCAAGATGCCATTTTTGACCAGTTGTTCCGAGAACATTTGTGTGGGCTTTACAAAGCCTTAAATGAACCCATCCCCGCCTATCTCAAGCAACCAGTAGAAGTTCATGCAGTCAAAACAGATCATTCTCCCACAAGCTTTATACACCCTGTAATTGATGGTAGTGGTGACGAACAAGACTGGGACAAAGCCGGACGGATAGAAGTAGGTGGGGCGCGAGGGACAATGCACAACAGCAGCGTTGTTCAACGCCTATGGTATGGCGTAGACCACTTGAATTTCTACTTACGACTAGACTTTAAAAGCGGTGTCACACCAGGAGGAGATTTACCTCCAGAATTAAACTTGTTGTGGTTCTATCCCGACCAAACAATGCACAACAGCCCAATTCCCTTGGCAGATGTGCCGGATCAAGATCCACTTAATTATCTGTTCCATCACCATTTGGAAATTAACTTGCTTACCCAATCAGTTCAGTTTCGGGAAGCCGCAGAAAATTATCAATGGCATCCCCGTGTCAGCCGCGCCCAAGTCGCTTTAGATAAATGTTTGGAAGTGGCGATACCTTGGGCAGATTTACAAATTCCGCCTGATTATCCTTTACGGATGATTGTCGTGCTTGCTGATGAAGGACGGTTTAGTAAGTATTTGCCGGAGAATGCTTTGATTCCGATTGAAGTGCCTTAA
- a CDS encoding NAD(P)/FAD-dependent oxidoreductase, whose translation MMRNRRVVIVGAGFGGLQAAQSLANSGADVLLIDRNNYHTFVPLLYQVATGQIEPEYIAYPIRTILRGSFCQYQKPQVQFLMAEVEYIDFAGQVVKTTHGAINYDFLVLATGSRTQFWGVDGAEEYAFSMRSLEEAVALRNQIFSCFEEAIQESDAARRQQLLTFTIVGGGATGVELAGALVEMVRGCLRRYYSTIDSREVRIVLVQSGDRLLVELPKKLGVHTYKKLRQLRVEVYLQTRVSQVTDGFVHLENEEIIPSKTVIWTAGLEANLPGVSEELAVAHKSKIVVHPTLQVLEHPNVYAVGDLAYVEQKGKSLSGVAPEALQQGVAVARNIRLQIRGKSPKPFSYFNKGRLAIIGCYSGVGKIGTVAFTGFLAWLMWLGVHLVYLPGYRSRLLVLLTWLHTYLFSDRHVRLILAPKRKSVQNTQADVHYLQESR comes from the coding sequence ATGATGAGGAATCGCCGCGTTGTTATTGTTGGTGCTGGATTTGGTGGTTTACAAGCTGCCCAATCTTTAGCTAACTCTGGTGCAGATGTATTATTAATTGATCGCAATAATTATCATACTTTTGTTCCGTTACTTTATCAGGTAGCGACAGGACAAATAGAACCAGAGTACATTGCTTACCCCATCCGCACAATTTTACGGGGTTCCTTTTGTCAATATCAAAAGCCTCAAGTTCAGTTTCTCATGGCTGAGGTTGAGTATATTGATTTTGCTGGGCAAGTTGTGAAAACAACTCATGGTGCAATCAATTATGATTTTTTAGTGCTGGCGACTGGTAGCCGTACTCAGTTTTGGGGAGTTGACGGTGCTGAAGAATATGCTTTTTCTATGCGAAGTTTAGAAGAAGCTGTGGCGCTACGAAATCAAATCTTTTCGTGTTTTGAAGAAGCTATTCAAGAATCTGATGCAGCTAGAAGACAACAATTACTAACTTTTACCATTGTCGGCGGTGGTGCAACTGGGGTGGAGTTGGCGGGTGCATTAGTTGAGATGGTGCGAGGCTGCTTACGCCGATATTACTCCACTATAGATTCTAGAGAAGTGAGAATCGTTTTGGTGCAATCGGGCGATCGCTTGTTAGTGGAATTGCCAAAAAAGTTAGGAGTCCATACCTACAAAAAATTGCGTCAGCTAAGGGTGGAAGTTTATTTGCAAACTAGAGTCAGTCAAGTTACCGATGGATTTGTTCATCTGGAAAACGAAGAAATTATCCCCTCCAAAACCGTGATTTGGACGGCTGGTTTAGAAGCCAACCTCCCCGGAGTTTCCGAGGAGTTAGCTGTAGCGCATAAAAGCAAAATAGTAGTGCATCCCACTCTACAAGTGTTGGAACATCCCAATGTGTATGCAGTTGGAGATTTGGCTTATGTGGAACAGAAGGGTAAGTCATTATCTGGAGTTGCGCCGGAAGCACTCCAGCAAGGTGTGGCGGTAGCGCGGAATATCCGGCTGCAAATTAGAGGTAAATCACCAAAGCCTTTTAGCTATTTCAACAAAGGTAGGTTGGCGATTATTGGCTGTTATTCAGGTGTGGGGAAAATTGGCACGGTTGCGTTTACAGGCTTCTTGGCATGGTTGATGTGGCTGGGGGTTCATTTAGTTTACCTCCCTGGCTATCGCAGCAGATTACTAGTGTTACTGACTTGGCTACATACTTATTTATTTAGCGATCGCCACGTTCGTTTAATTCTTGCTCCTAAACGCAAGAGTGTCCAGAATACTCAAGCAGATGTGCATTATCTACAAGAATCACGTTGA